A genomic segment from Nicotiana tabacum cultivar K326 chromosome 7, ASM71507v2, whole genome shotgun sequence encodes:
- the LOC142162450 gene encoding uncharacterized protein LOC142162450, translating into MSVDTPQNVAGTSHASSQQLNCNDPLYLHPSDTPSVALVPQLLIGTENYSEWSISMKMSLLVKNKIGFIDGSCARETYIADSFRLHLWERCNAIVQSWIMSSVAQELRKGIVYSSNVQKVWEALKERFDNVNATKIYHMNIEISSLMQGISSVSIYYSKLNDMWAEFESIITYPGCDCARSRLFVEFLCQQKLMKFLMRLIDTYTPQRSQILMMNPTATLDQAYSMLIQDES; encoded by the coding sequence ATGTCAGTCGATACACCTCAAAACGTGGCTGGAACCTCACATGCAAGCTCTCAACAACTTAATTGTAACGATCCACTCTATTTGCATCCTTCAGATACGCCAAGTGTCGCATTGGTGCCACAATTGCTGATTGGAACGGAGAACTACTCGGAGTGGAGTATATCGATGAAGATGTCTCTGCTCGTGAAGAATAAAATCGGATTTATAGATGGATCGTGTGCTAGAGAGACCTACATAGCAGATAGCTTTCGATTGCATCTGTGGGAGAGATGCAATGCCATCGTCCAGTCGTGGATAATGAGCTCTGTAGCACAAGAGCTGAGGAAAGGAATAGTGTATTCATCAAATGTACAAAAGGTATGGGAAGCCCTCAAGGAACGTTTTGATAACGTAAATGCAACAAAAATCTATCATATGAACATAGAAATAAGTAGTCTAATGCAGGGTATCTCCAGTGTATCAATATATTACTCGAAATTGAATGATATGTGGGctgaatttgagtcaattataACCTATCCTGGTTGTGATTGTGCGAGATCTAGGCTATTTGTTGAGTTCTTATGCCAACAGAAGCTAATGAAATTTTTGATGAGACTAATTGATACATATACACCTCAAAGGAGTCAGATTTTAATGATGAACCCCACTGCCACACTTGATCAAGCATATTCTATGCTCATACAGGATGAGAGTTAG